The Flavobacterium faecale genome has a segment encoding these proteins:
- a CDS encoding sulfatase family protein, whose amino-acid sequence MGLLPLLSFSQQIKKTTKSDKPNILYIMADDHTTQAIGAYGSRLAKLNPTPTIDRLAKEGILFKNAFCTNGICTPSRASIMTGQYSQANGVLDLDGSLPADRQYLPIEMHKLGYQTAIFGKWHLKENPDAFDYFKVFYGQGEYFNPVMIEKGATDSVKNYRPYKETGTFPGKKYEGHSSDVVTDATLDWLKNKRDKNKPFLLLHHFKAPHDMFEFAPRYAQYLENVTIPEPASLWDNKNNGSVGTKGYNNSLMDTIGSSIGRRNVVRNMGVHMNIDPNLSDDDYKRQAYQEYLKRYLRCVKGVDDNVKRIFDYLEKEGLMDNTIIIYTGDQGFMLGEHDYMDKRWMYEESLHMPFLVRYPKMIKAGVKTDAIINNADFAPTILELAGGKTPNYMQGNSFAEILKAGKEPKGWQQSSYYRYWMHMAHLHNNPAHFGIRTKQYKLIFFYGAPYREDLVNWQGKNKNFLPAFKTPVAWEFYDLKKDPYEMDNRYGDPKCAAVIKQLKKELAQKRKDLNEEDGAYPNIQKIIKDHWND is encoded by the coding sequence GACAAGCCTAATATTTTGTATATAATGGCAGATGATCATACCACGCAAGCAATTGGAGCCTACGGAAGTCGTTTGGCAAAATTAAATCCAACGCCTACTATCGATCGCTTAGCCAAGGAAGGAATACTTTTTAAAAATGCATTTTGCACCAACGGAATATGTACTCCTTCAAGAGCTTCCATAATGACTGGTCAATACAGTCAAGCCAATGGGGTACTTGATTTAGATGGTAGTCTTCCTGCCGACCGTCAGTACTTACCAATAGAGATGCATAAATTAGGGTATCAGACAGCTATTTTTGGTAAATGGCATTTAAAAGAAAACCCAGATGCTTTTGATTATTTCAAAGTATTTTATGGACAAGGAGAATATTTTAATCCGGTGATGATAGAAAAAGGGGCCACAGATTCGGTGAAAAATTACCGTCCCTACAAAGAAACAGGAACATTTCCAGGTAAAAAATATGAAGGACATTCTTCTGATGTGGTTACCGATGCTACTCTTGATTGGTTGAAAAACAAACGAGATAAGAACAAGCCTTTCTTATTATTACATCATTTTAAGGCACCGCATGATATGTTTGAGTTCGCTCCACGTTATGCTCAATATTTAGAAAATGTAACCATTCCAGAGCCAGCGAGTTTGTGGGATAACAAAAATAATGGATCGGTAGGGACTAAGGGGTATAACAACTCTTTGATGGATACCATTGGCTCGTCGATTGGGAGACGTAATGTAGTGCGAAATATGGGAGTTCATATGAATATAGATCCTAATCTTTCGGATGATGATTATAAACGACAAGCCTATCAGGAATACCTAAAACGCTATTTGCGATGTGTAAAAGGGGTTGATGATAATGTAAAAAGAATTTTTGATTACTTAGAAAAAGAAGGTTTGATGGATAATACTATTATCATATATACTGGAGATCAAGGTTTTATGTTAGGAGAGCACGATTATATGGATAAGCGTTGGATGTATGAGGAGTCCTTACATATGCCTTTTTTGGTCCGTTATCCTAAAATGATTAAAGCCGGAGTAAAAACAGATGCGATAATAAATAATGCTGATTTTGCGCCAACGATTTTAGAATTAGCAGGAGGAAAAACTCCTAACTACATGCAGGGAAATAGTTTTGCGGAAATTTTAAAGGCTGGCAAAGAGCCTAAAGGCTGGCAACAATCATCTTATTATCGTTACTGGATGCATATGGCGCATCTACATAATAATCCAGCACATTTTGGTATTCGAACAAAACAATACAAACTTATATTTTTCTATGGAGCACCTTACAGAGAGGATCTTGTAAACTGGCAAGGGAAAAATAAAAATTTTCTACCTGCTTTCAAAACACCAGTGGCTTGGGAATTTTATGACCTAAAAAAAGATCCTTATGAAATGGATAATAGATATGGTGATCCTAAATGCGCAGCTGTTATAAAGCAGTTAAAGAAAGAATTAGCGCAAAAGCGTAAAGATTTAAATGAGGAAGATGGAGCTTATCCTAACATCCAAAAGATTATCAAGGATCATTGGAACGATTAA